CCATCGGAGACAACGGAGTAGGATCCAGCTCAGCCGCATCCCTAGTAGCAGACGGAGCCGGAGAAGCTGACGGAGCCCCGACCGGAGTAGCAGATGGAGATGGAGACGGAGCCGAAGCCTCTACCGCCTGAGTGGCTGCAATATGGTCGCCGCGCCTGGTAGAAGCATGCAACTGCTCGTGTCGATCCGCTGGATCCTCACTAGTAGAAGCATGTCGCGACCTCTTCctcccgcccttcattctcgctatctgtgcaaaacaaacaaatttaacaataCTTGTCATAATAAGTAAAGCATTTTCACATATGAGCATATCATTTGAGTCATTTTTTTACTTAATCAGGAAATTTCCAACCAATCATTTAGCAACTAACCatatgaaaaggaaaatatagagAATTAACAAAAATGACAACTTGTAAGTTCTAACTCAACCGTCATTTCTATATCAAGACGCAAAAACCTCTAATTATTTTGAAGTACCAAAATAACAACATTGCATGTGAATGTGATTAACAATTTCTAGCTGTGTTAAGGTCAAGCAACCATCATCACAAGCAAACAAAACAAGAAACAACTTTCCTAATTACAACACATGAAGAATATGAaactcaaatctatcttgatcttttccaattctcaacaaatcaGCAAAGTAATCCTGGAAGTTAAATACATGCCATGGTTAAATTTTGGAAGTCTGCACTGTCATATCGGAAATTCATTTTCCATTAtcatatcggaaaatcattttccattatcatatcggaaaatcattttccgATATTACAGTGAACCAGAGCAGACCCAAATGCACCCCACTCGTGCCCATACTCATTTCATGGAATTTCAGgcaacaaaacacaacaaaacctacctctaatcatcaatcaactaccctagtgttcaaTCATTCACCTAATTCAAACTTGAAATGTGAGAATCATTGAAAATCaaaacttaccttttgaatgtaatggaatgggTCTTTGAGGGAGCTTTGATGATGATTAGAACCGACCTTTGAGGGAGATTGCAATGGTGGAACCGAGCTTTGAGAGAGATTGAAGAGGGTGGGATTTGGGGAGAGaaatttgggttttgaaataatgGGTTTCAAAACCCAAACTGTCGAGTTTATATGTTTTAAACACGATCGGTAAATGATTAACCGTTATAGTGTcgggtaatcatttaccgtTATTAATCAACTGGTTTTCTGGTAATTTCGCCCCTTCAGGTGGGGCGTGGGGCCTAATgggtggggtgttaaacccaaatccCCATTTCACGCCAGCAGATGgaactcatcatcatcatcttcctcttcacGCGTAGCAGTAGCACGGTTGGTTTGGTTCCAATCGATGCTCAATCTCCAACTCATATAAGAGTTGCCATCTCCCTTTTCCTCCACCCTTCCCCTTCTTCGAATATTTGGAGGTTTCTTGATGCATCGTGCCTTTGAGTTGGCTTTCTCAACAGCATATATATGCCTTTGCTGGATTGGATTGGTTCCCTACAGTTGATTTCCTAAGACCTGTGAGTATTTTCTCCATTGTTCTAAACATTTCAAAATTTGACTGTTACATGATTGATTATGTAGTGTGCAGCTGGAATAATCTCTGAAATTTCTATCACCAGTGTGAATTCAACTACAGTTACTGGTTTGAAACTTTTGATCTTTGTTTAATTGGGTGTGAGTTTGTTTACTggtctaattgattcagagaatAACATGTTTTTTACTCTAAACTGAGATTGTCCAAGTTCTCTTGAATCTAATCACACAAGATGGATAACAGATTGGATAAGTGCTAATGAGCATTATGGTAAAAAATTCATTCTTTTATAAGAAGCATCTACATATGTAGTTGATGTGTTTAGAGTTTCCAAGTAATGAATATGTTAGGTTGTCACTTTTTATTTCTCCTTCAAAAGATAACTGAACCTTGGCATGCACTATGCAACTAAATACAGAAATGCTGTTTTACACGACACTTGAGTGCACAACCTAGCACGACCACGtgttttctgtttcaatctATTTTtgcaaataataaaataaaaaaactggaAACAGAGAATTTAAACGGGGTAGtgcattttccgatgtaccaaaaaaaaaaaaacggggTAGTGCAGAGTCGTGCCATTTTTTGTAGTGCAATATAGCAATGCTGAACTAAATATATGGTATGTGCCTGCTGCGGGCAACTAGCTGAGCAACCATTTGACAGATTCTTCTTTTGCTTCCTGTTTTTGTCATTTGACATGTAATGCTGAATGGACATGTTGGTGAACGTTGACTTTCAGATCCTAATGGTTAGTAATCCAGTTCTCTTATGATCACCATCAATACACTTTTTATTTGTGTACGTATTATTGGAGAACTCATTTTACTGCTCTTCTGTTCTCAACAACAACATAGTGCTCTTTCTATTCCCTAACACTGGTGCGTATCTCTAATCCAACTCCCTTTTTTTCAATGCctgcttctcttttctccctgtGTTATGAACTGAAATcaattgtttctttctttctttgcaAAACTAACTTAGCTTGTCTCTTCTCTTTCTGGTAACTGGGTACTCGCGCGCGCGCACACACACATACCTTTGAGTTGTATTCACATTTTAGCTGCTATTCGCTATTTATGATCTATATAATTTGGGCGATCTGGAAAACTGAATTTGAGATGTGATATAAAATAATTGAGGATCTCATCTAATTATGACAAAATTCACAACTCTACACAGAATCTGGACACAAGTTGAATCCATTGACCTGAACGGTTCTTGAAAAACCAAGTTTTAATCCCCCTTACAAGGGCAATATGTTATGTTACTCCAATTATAAAGTACACATTTCTCTTTTTCGTTCTTATTTAGTGGTTGCATAAATGTATTCTACACATATACCTAACTTTAGGCTCATAATTGAAGTTCCAATGACCATGGGAATCAAGAGTTAGCAGAGTCCAAATTGTCACAGAAATGTATGTTTCTGAGTCTTTTTTATGTCTCAACCAAAAACCTGCCATAGACTTGTAGTCGTAGGACCTCCCATTTACTTAATTCTTCAATTCTTGTTTAATGAGTGGCTCTTTTTAATTCAAATATCTATTTACAACTCACTCAAATTTCTAATATGTTAAATTTAAGCTTAGTTATCACTTCAAATAGTCATAATGGCTTTTATCGCGTTGGTGACTAGTGCTTAACATATACTAGAAGTCTTTTTACCTACCTCCTGGAGTTACAGTGCTATAAATAGATTAAGAGCAGGAGTGAGGTCCTTATCTGATTCTCCCTTGCTTTCCCCCTTAATTCCACTGAAAGCTATGTTGGTTCCAGCAGCCATAATCCGTAGCAGGAGAGTGGGTTTTCGGTTGAGGTGCCTCGGAAAGAGGGTTTGTTAAAAAACAAACGTGCTCTGAATGTCTATGCTCTGTGGCTTTCCAGTTCTATCATCCTCACACATGAAACAGGAAAATCATTCTCAAAAACATATTACTTATGCTTATGTTTGATATAAGATTTTATGCAAATTGGATATACGCTATGAGTGGAAATGGCGTTCTAGTAACCTTGGACTGATAGACTTGGCCATAAGATGGCTGTTATGCAATAGAGGGAATGAAGCTACTTTCCAATAAGAATATTTCCAGTGTCTGATAATTTGAACATATGTCAAGTCAGCACTCCAACATTTTGTTTGTGCTTTGCATGTTTTTCCCCCCTTTCTCTGAATATTTGCTCAAGGTCAAGAATAAGATGATTGGTTCCTGTTAGTTTTACTTTAGATTGCACTTGGAAAGTAATAGTTTGATGTTGTGTGTATGATAGGGTCTGGCGGAGACGGACACGATGATTTCTGCTGCTGGAGTAGCAACTAAACAgcctcttttttcttttggattgatTTCTGATGTCCAATATGCCGATATTCCTGATGGTCGCTCATTCCTTGGTGTTCCACGGTATTATAGGCATAGTATTCTTATATTGCAGAGAGCAGTTAAAGAATGGAATACTCATCATAAGCATATATTTGTTATTAATTTTGGAGATATTGTCGATGGGTATTGTCCCAGAGATCAGTCTCTTAATACTGTAAAGAAAGTTGTGGATGAATTTGAGATGTTCAACGGACCCGTGTATCATATGATTGGTAATCACTGCTTGTACAATCTTCCTCGCAGCGAGTTGCTTCCACTATTGAAGATTCAAACTCTCGATGGCCGTGCTTATTATGATTTCTCGCCGGTGCCTGAATATAGATTTGTGGTTCTGGATACCTATGACATCAGTGCCCTTGGTTGGCCTCAAGATCATCCAAAGGCACTGGAGGCCATGAAATTACTTAGGGAGAAGAATCCAAATGAAAATAAGGACAGTCCAAATAATTTGGAGGGACTTGAAAGAAGGTTTCTTAAGTTTAATGGAGCCGTTGGAAAGGAACAGATGGAATGGTTGGATGGTGTTCTGCAGGAGGCGACAGAGTTGGAACAAAAGGTGGTTGTCTGTAGCCATCTGCCCCTTGATCCTGGGGCAACATCCAAGGAGGCACTGTTGTGGAATTATGATGAAGTAATGAATTTGATGCACAGATACAATTGTGTTAAGGTTTGTCTTGCTGGACATAATCATACAGGAGGGTCCTCCATTGATGCTCATGGGGTACACCATAGAGTTCTTGAAGCTGCTCTGGAGTGTCCTCCTGGGACAGATGCATTTGGAAGCGTTGATGTCTATGATGACAAGATATCACTTGTTGGAACCGACAAGATGGAGAGTACTGACATGCATTTTAATC
This is a stretch of genomic DNA from Lotus japonicus ecotype B-129 chromosome 1, LjGifu_v1.2. It encodes these proteins:
- the LOC130735762 gene encoding manganese-dependent ADP-ribose/CDP-alcohol diphosphatase-like isoform X1, which encodes MDMLVNVDFQILMGLAETDTMISAAGVATKQPLFSFGLISDVQYADIPDGRSFLGVPRYYRHSILILQRAVKEWNTHHKHIFVINFGDIVDGYCPRDQSLNTVKKVVDEFEMFNGPVYHMIGNHCLYNLPRSELLPLLKIQTLDGRAYYDFSPVPEYRFVVLDTYDISALGWPQDHPKALEAMKLLREKNPNENKDSPNNLEGLERRFLKFNGAVGKEQMEWLDGVLQEATELEQKVVVCSHLPLDPGATSKEALLWNYDEVMNLMHRYNCVKVCLAGHNHTGGSSIDAHGVHHRVLEAALECPPGTDAFGSVDVYDDKISLVGTDKMESTDMHFNP
- the LOC130735762 gene encoding manganese-dependent ADP-ribose/CDP-alcohol diphosphatase-like isoform X3 codes for the protein MDMLVNVDFQILMGLAETDTMISAAGVATKQPLFSFGLISDVQYADIPDGRSFLGVPRELLPLLKIQTLDGRAYYDFSPVPEYRFVVLDTYDISALGWPQDHPKALEAMKLLREKNPNENKDSPNNLEGLERRFLKFNGAVGKEQMEWLDGVLQEATELEQKVVVCSHLPLDPGATSKEALLWNYDEVMNLMHRYNCVKVCLAGHNHTGGSSIDAHGVHHRVLEAALECPPGTDAFGSVDVYDDKISLVGTDKMESTDMHFNP
- the LOC130735762 gene encoding manganese-dependent ADP-ribose/CDP-alcohol diphosphatase-like isoform X2, which gives rise to MISAAGVATKQPLFSFGLISDVQYADIPDGRSFLGVPRYYRHSILILQRAVKEWNTHHKHIFVINFGDIVDGYCPRDQSLNTVKKVVDEFEMFNGPVYHMIGNHCLYNLPRSELLPLLKIQTLDGRAYYDFSPVPEYRFVVLDTYDISALGWPQDHPKALEAMKLLREKNPNENKDSPNNLEGLERRFLKFNGAVGKEQMEWLDGVLQEATELEQKVVVCSHLPLDPGATSKEALLWNYDEVMNLMHRYNCVKVCLAGHNHTGGSSIDAHGVHHRVLEAALECPPGTDAFGSVDVYDDKISLVGTDKMESTDMHFNP